The genomic window CCCGTGGGGTCGGCTAGGGCGCGCGAGAAGGCCACAAGGGACAGGTTGGCGGCGTTGAGCATCATCTCCACGCACATGAAGATGACGATTGCACTTCGGCGCAAAAGCACCCCCACGACGCCCAGCACAAACAGGAGCGCGCTCAAGGCGAGATATCCGGCTATCGGAACCACGGCGCGGCTTTCTTTATCTTACTTAAAACGTCGCTTGGCCAACATCACGGCGCCGATCATGGCCACCAGAAGCAACAAGGCCACAAGCTCAAAGCCCACTAGGTAAGTGGAAAACAACGTCCGACCCAAAGAGTCGACCGTCCCCACGGAGCTGGGCTCTGGATTCCTCTCAAAAGCGGTCCGGGCGAAGGCCCAAAGCCCGGCGCCGATGCCCATCAGAAGGCCTGCACCTAGAAGCAGCGCCAGCAGCCCCGTCAGATCCAGGCGCAGACGAGGCAGGGACTCGGGCTGTAGGTTCAACAGCATGAT from Bacteroidota bacterium includes these protein-coding regions:
- the nuoK gene encoding NADH-quinone oxidoreductase subunit NuoK; amino-acid sequence: MVPIAGYLALSALLFVLGVVGVLLRRSAIVIFMCVEMMLNAANLSLVAFSRALADPTGQVLVFFVMCVAAAEVAVGLALVIALFRNRETLDVDQIRLLRG
- a CDS encoding NADH-quinone oxidoreductase subunit J — translated: MQAILFSLFGALAIAGAVGVIAARNPVYSALSLVLNFFSLAGLYLSLEAQFLAVAQVIVYAGAIVVLFLFVIMLLNLQPESLPRLRLDLTGLLALLLGAGLLMGIGAGLWAFARTAFERNPEPSSVGTVDSLGRTLFSTYLVGFELVALLLLVAMIGAVMLAKRRFK